The Desulfotignum phosphitoxidans DSM 13687 genome has a window encoding:
- a CDS encoding tyrosine-protein phosphatase, with translation MIDTHSHILPALDDGAQSIQQSMDFVIQAVDQGVKVIFATPHCCDGVYDCKKTDILAAWQELCHAVDRAGVDIRILPGAEIRVNHDLVARFDAGDLLTLGNTGRYLLLELPPMFIPHAFFKMIHQLKERGIIPIIAHAERNPMIMSQHGLAADLIFQGARVQVTAGSLTGDFGRGPLKMARTLAQNNQIFCLGSDIHPGRKYRMKTAEKKLNKLIDSADTYQILQKNPEQLSEPSPGAGNHSRTGNIRGAINF, from the coding sequence ATGATCGACACCCATTCACACATTTTACCGGCACTGGACGACGGTGCTCAAAGCATTCAGCAGTCAATGGATTTCGTTATTCAGGCTGTGGATCAGGGTGTCAAGGTCATATTTGCCACGCCCCACTGCTGTGACGGGGTGTATGATTGCAAAAAAACAGACATTCTTGCTGCCTGGCAGGAACTGTGCCATGCCGTGGACCGGGCCGGTGTGGACATCCGGATTCTGCCCGGCGCGGAGATCCGGGTCAATCACGATCTGGTGGCCCGGTTTGATGCCGGTGATCTGCTGACACTGGGAAATACGGGCCGTTATCTGCTGCTGGAACTGCCGCCCATGTTTATCCCGCATGCGTTTTTTAAAATGATTCATCAGCTCAAAGAACGGGGGATTATTCCTATTATCGCCCATGCTGAGCGAAATCCCATGATTATGTCCCAGCACGGGCTGGCTGCGGATCTTATTTTCCAGGGAGCCCGGGTTCAGGTGACCGCCGGGAGCCTTACGGGTGATTTTGGGCGAGGACCCCTTAAAATGGCCAGAACCCTGGCACAGAACAACCAGATTTTCTGTCTGGGATCTGATATTCATCCGGGCAGAAAGTACCGCATGAAAACAGCTGAAAAAAAACTGAACAAATTAATTGATTCGGCCGATACATATCAAATACTTCAAAAGAATCCTGAACAGTTATCAGAACCATCTCCTGGTGCCGGGAACCATTCCCGGACCGGAAATATACGGGGTGCGATAAATTTTTGA